In Mastigocladopsis repens PCC 10914, a single window of DNA contains:
- a CDS encoding isochorismate synthase: MTVSPCNADFFVYNKELCRFLLAVQQNCIRNNVTQIASLSLEIDWVDPLVVLDKLAQSNKINFYCENKGKKEALAAVDAVAKLEIAGKDRFAKSEEFIKECVQNIISFSRTNQAFSGTQFLCSFSFFDKNTQADYPFPAATIFLPRWQVAVKDERCVLVLNTIINADVNIERILQIFWHKIEIINSLGYDSPTLDYSLPRFSKKSVANPQKFKSSVLSALEKIHSHHLNKIVLADVLDVRSNAHFNLIQSLNNLRQLHPNCYVFSLGNGKGQNFIGASPERLISIQQQQLMTDALAGSAPRGKTPAEDAANASRLLNSEKERHEHSLVIDFITQRLSQLGLLPQVLAPRLRQLSNIQHLWTPIRAVVPANVHPLKIVAQLHPTPAVAGASQEVACREIRRYESFERGLYAAPLGWVDLEGNCEFIVGIRSALIDGDRARLYAGAGIVAGSDPDKELAEVQLKLQALLKALV; this comes from the coding sequence ATGACAGTTTCTCCATGTAACGCTGACTTTTTTGTATATAATAAGGAACTATGCCGCTTTCTTTTAGCTGTTCAGCAAAATTGCATAAGGAATAATGTCACGCAAATTGCTAGTCTTTCGCTGGAGATTGACTGGGTTGACCCCCTCGTTGTCCTTGATAAACTGGCACAATCAAATAAAATTAATTTCTATTGCGAGAATAAGGGGAAAAAGGAAGCGCTTGCTGCTGTTGATGCTGTCGCCAAATTAGAGATTGCAGGGAAAGACCGTTTCGCTAAATCAGAAGAGTTTATCAAAGAGTGTGTTCAAAATATAATTTCCTTTTCTAGGACAAACCAAGCTTTTTCTGGGACTCAATTTTTATGTAGTTTTAGTTTTTTTGATAAAAATACCCAAGCAGACTATCCATTTCCAGCAGCTACCATTTTTCTTCCACGTTGGCAAGTGGCTGTTAAAGATGAGCGTTGCGTATTAGTTTTAAATACAATTATCAATGCTGACGTAAATATTGAAAGAATATTACAAATTTTCTGGCACAAAATCGAAATTATCAATTCTCTAGGATATGACTCGCCAACTCTTGATTATTCTTTGCCTAGATTCAGCAAAAAATCTGTGGCGAATCCTCAAAAGTTTAAGAGTTCAGTCTTGTCAGCGTTGGAGAAAATTCATTCTCATCATTTAAATAAAATTGTTTTAGCCGATGTACTTGATGTTAGGTCAAATGCTCATTTTAACTTAATTCAATCCTTAAATAATTTGCGACAATTGCATCCTAATTGTTATGTGTTTTCTCTAGGAAACGGTAAGGGACAGAATTTTATTGGGGCAAGTCCGGAACGCTTAATTAGTATTCAACAACAACAGTTAATGACTGATGCTTTAGCTGGTTCTGCACCACGGGGCAAAACACCTGCTGAAGATGCTGCTAATGCCAGTCGTTTGCTCAATAGCGAGAAAGAAAGGCACGAACATTCGTTGGTGATTGATTTCATCACTCAACGTCTGTCTCAACTGGGTTTATTACCTCAAGTTTTAGCACCCCGCTTGCGGCAATTATCTAATATTCAGCACTTGTGGACACCTATTAGGGCGGTCGTTCCTGCTAACGTACATCCTTTAAAGATAGTCGCTCAACTACATCCTACGCCAGCAGTTGCTGGTGCTTCCCAAGAAGTTGCTTGTCGCGAAATTCGTCGTTACGAAAGCTTTGAAAGAGGTTTATACGCTGCGCCGCTTGGATGGGTAGACTTGGAGGGAAACTGTGAGTTTATTGTGGGAATTCGTTCAGCACTTATAGATGGCGATCGCGCCAGACTTTACGCAGGTGCTGGTATCGTTGCTGGTTCCGATCCCGACAAAGAACTTGCAGAAGTTCAACTCAAACTGCAAGCGTTGCTAAAAGCATTAGTTTAG
- a CDS encoding metal-binding protein: MPSGRTHDRITLWALPFVTGVTFWQTNSGNLTLLVAGGFLLGGLMFGPDLDIYSRHYQRWGFLRFIWLPYQKSLRHRSFLSHGPIIGTTLRVFYLGSFIAIVGIFTLFVVQKLWNFQLNWQTVGATVTHTLNLYSTEFLVLFLGLELGAMSHSLSDWGGSAYKRFQKQGVRGLLPPRAKMKKRKVTNRGSSRGKVKARNSRAKS, from the coding sequence ATGCCCTCTGGTCGGACTCACGATCGCATTACTTTATGGGCTTTGCCGTTCGTGACTGGCGTCACTTTCTGGCAAACCAACAGCGGTAACTTAACTTTGTTAGTTGCCGGTGGGTTTCTGTTGGGAGGGCTGATGTTCGGTCCTGACTTGGATATTTACTCCCGCCACTACCAACGGTGGGGTTTCTTGCGCTTTATTTGGCTACCTTATCAAAAAAGCCTGCGCCATCGTTCTTTTTTATCTCACGGACCAATCATCGGCACGACACTACGTGTATTTTATCTGGGCAGCTTCATAGCGATCGTAGGAATTTTCACTTTGTTCGTTGTTCAAAAGCTGTGGAATTTTCAGTTAAATTGGCAGACTGTAGGCGCAACTGTTACACACACGCTCAATCTCTACAGTACGGAGTTTCTCGTCCTATTTTTAGGGTTGGAACTTGGTGCTATGAGCCATTCTCTCAGCGACTGGGGCGGTTCAGCATACAAGCGTTTCCAAAAGCAGGGAGTTCGCGGATTGCTGCCGCCACGTGCGAAAATGAAGAAACGTAAAGTGACAAATCGCGGTAGTAGTAGGGGTAAAGTAAAAGCAAGAAATAGCCGCGCAAAGTCATAA
- a CDS encoding 2-succinylbenzoate--CoA ligase, with product MEKTLENFVKLGFYQSLPNDWLICDDSHLFTQLTKQLYLELTQFSYYRGTPLRIILAEREPVRFLAGFIAACAARCPVFLCNPDWRKQEWQQVFDLVKPDLIWGLGTKNWGVGGVEEVGGEKASLYSPTFPSLHSALIMIPTGGSSGKMKFAIHTWETLMASARGFTEHFLRNQINSFCVLPLYHVSGLMQFLRSFTTGGKLVIQPFKELEAGQIDNIETSDFFISLVPTQLQRLLQNPKLTEWLSRFQTVLLGGAPAWDELLEKARYYNIRLAPTYGMTETASQIATLKPDDFLNGKDSCTQILPHAHIKICNEQGEELNSNQIGNITIYSQSLALGYYPKIWENQEYLQVDDLGFLDTQGYLHIVGRNSDKIITGGENVYPIEIESTIRATEMVADVCVIGIADKLWGQAVTAIYIPKNPNTSALKIKTLLKEKLCKFKIPKYWIPLQNLPRNSQGKINRQQLEKIATKFLQTSGLSH from the coding sequence ATGGAAAAAACTTTAGAAAATTTTGTAAAACTGGGATTTTATCAGTCTCTGCCTAATGACTGGCTAATTTGTGATGATAGCCATTTATTTACCCAGTTAACCAAACAACTGTATTTAGAATTAACGCAGTTTTCATATTATCGGGGCACACCACTAAGAATCATCCTAGCTGAACGCGAACCAGTGCGGTTTTTAGCAGGTTTTATCGCCGCTTGTGCAGCTCGTTGTCCAGTTTTTCTTTGTAACCCCGATTGGAGAAAACAAGAATGGCAACAGGTTTTTGATTTAGTCAAACCAGATTTAATTTGGGGACTAGGGACTAAGAATTGGGGAGTAGGGGGAGTGGAGGAAGTCGGGGGAGAAAAAGCTTCCCTATATTCCCCCACTTTCCCATCTCTCCACTCAGCACTTATCATGATTCCCACTGGTGGTTCATCGGGAAAGATGAAGTTTGCCATTCATACTTGGGAAACTCTAATGGCATCTGCGCGAGGATTTACAGAACATTTTCTGCGAAATCAAATTAATTCCTTCTGCGTTTTACCGCTCTACCATGTCAGCGGTTTAATGCAGTTTCTGCGCTCCTTCACCACTGGTGGTAAACTAGTTATTCAGCCATTTAAAGAATTAGAAGCTGGTCAAATAGATAATATTGAAACCTCAGATTTTTTTATTTCTTTAGTACCAACGCAGTTACAGCGTCTTCTACAAAACCCAAAATTAACTGAGTGGCTATCTCGATTTCAAACCGTACTCTTAGGAGGTGCGCCAGCTTGGGATGAACTTTTGGAAAAAGCAAGATATTACAACATCCGGTTAGCTCCTACATATGGCATGACAGAAACTGCTTCCCAAATTGCCACCCTCAAACCCGATGATTTTCTTAATGGTAAAGATAGCTGTACTCAAATTCTCCCTCATGCTCATATAAAAATTTGTAACGAGCAAGGCGAGGAATTGAATTCAAATCAAATAGGAAATATCACAATTTATTCTCAATCTCTAGCCCTAGGTTACTATCCTAAGATTTGGGAGAATCAGGAATATTTACAAGTCGATGATTTGGGTTTTTTAGATACCCAAGGTTATTTACATATCGTTGGACGTAACAGCGACAAAATCATTACAGGTGGTGAAAATGTTTATCCAATAGAAATTGAATCAACCATTAGAGCAACAGAAATGGTAGCAGATGTTTGTGTTATTGGCATAGCAGATAAACTTTGGGGACAAGCAGTCACAGCAATTTATATTCCCAAAAACCCAAATACCTCTGCCTTAAAAATCAAAACTTTACTTAAAGAGAAACTATGTAAATTTAAAATTCCCAAATACTGGATTCCACTACAAAACTTACCTCGCAACTCTCAAGGTAAAATCAATCGCCAACAGCTAGAGAAAATAGCTACAAAATTTCTTCAAACTAGTGGTTTATCGCATTAA
- a CDS encoding acyl-CoA thioesterase: MPFTYNRTVRFQDTDAAGVVYFANILAICHEAYEESLIASGINLKDFFTNPSVAFPIVHTSVDFFRPLHCGDNSVIRLMPQQLNIDKFEVAYEVIVGEVMAAQAVTRHVCIETNSRTKTELPEDMKEWLERNRRGAESAERRKSREVL, encoded by the coding sequence ATGCCCTTTACTTATAACCGCACCGTTCGCTTTCAAGATACTGATGCTGCTGGGGTTGTTTACTTTGCCAATATTTTGGCTATTTGCCATGAGGCTTATGAAGAATCTCTAATTGCGTCTGGCATTAATCTCAAAGATTTTTTTACCAATCCATCTGTTGCTTTTCCCATTGTTCATACTAGCGTGGATTTTTTTCGTCCTCTGCATTGTGGAGATAATTCCGTGATTAGATTAATGCCCCAACAGCTAAACATTGATAAGTTTGAAGTGGCTTATGAGGTGATAGTTGGTGAGGTGATGGCTGCTCAGGCAGTGACTAGGCACGTTTGTATTGAGACAAATAGCAGAACTAAAACAGAGTTGCCAGAAGACATGAAGGAATGGCTAGAAAGGAACCGTAGAGGCGCAGAGAGCGCAGAGAGAAGAAAGTCAAGAGAGGTTCTTTAA
- a CDS encoding glutamate-5-semialdehyde dehydrogenase: MTISGENSSNLIAVAKKTRLAALKLAVLSTDAKNQAIEAIAQALEAAKDEILQANIADCERATTEGIAKPLYKRLQLDEHKLRDAITGVRDVGKLPDPVGEVQVHRELDKGLILKRVTCPLGVLGIIFEARPEAAIQIVTLAIKSGNGIILKGGKEATLSCEAIVKAIKQGLSQTAVNPDVVQLLTTREEILELLKLDKYVDLIIPRGSNSFVRFVQENTRIPVLGHADGICHLYVDKAADIEKAIAITIDAKTNYPAACNAIETLLVHANIAREFLPKVGEMQQLNVELRGDERTREILPNIAAATEKDWETEYSDFILSIKVVDSLEDAIAHINDYGSKHTDAIVTEDAEAAETFLSLVNAAGVYHNCSTRFADGFRYGFGAEVGISTQQMPPRGPVGLEGLVTYKYQMTGNGHIVATYTGAEAKSFTHQDLE; encoded by the coding sequence ATGACTATTTCTGGTGAGAATTCATCTAACTTAATTGCAGTTGCTAAAAAAACTCGACTGGCTGCACTCAAGCTGGCAGTTCTCTCAACTGATGCGAAAAATCAGGCTATAGAAGCGATCGCCCAAGCTTTAGAAGCTGCAAAAGATGAAATTTTGCAAGCAAATATTGCTGATTGTGAAAGGGCGACAACTGAGGGAATTGCTAAACCTCTTTATAAGCGTTTGCAGTTAGATGAACATAAGTTAAGAGATGCCATTACTGGTGTCAGAGATGTAGGAAAACTTCCTGATCCAGTTGGGGAAGTGCAAGTTCATCGTGAACTAGATAAAGGGTTAATTCTTAAGCGTGTCACTTGCCCTTTGGGAGTTTTGGGTATTATTTTTGAAGCCCGTCCTGAAGCAGCAATTCAAATAGTTACTCTTGCTATCAAGTCGGGAAATGGCATTATTCTCAAAGGTGGGAAAGAAGCAACTCTTTCTTGCGAAGCGATCGTCAAGGCAATTAAACAAGGATTATCTCAAACTGCTGTTAATCCAGATGTCGTGCAGTTGTTAACAACAAGAGAAGAAATCCTGGAACTATTGAAATTAGATAAGTACGTAGATTTAATTATTCCTAGGGGTTCTAACTCGTTTGTGAGATTTGTGCAGGAAAATACTCGCATACCTGTATTAGGTCACGCTGATGGAATTTGTCATCTTTATGTAGACAAAGCCGCAGATATTGAGAAAGCTATTGCCATTACAATTGATGCCAAAACGAACTATCCTGCTGCTTGCAATGCGATTGAAACTTTGCTAGTTCACGCCAACATTGCCCGAGAATTTTTACCAAAAGTGGGTGAGATGCAACAACTCAATGTGGAATTAAGAGGGGATGAACGTACCCGCGAAATTCTACCAAATATTGCAGCCGCAACAGAAAAAGATTGGGAAACAGAGTACTCGGATTTTATTTTATCGATTAAAGTTGTGGATTCATTGGAGGATGCGATCGCCCATATTAACGATTATGGTTCCAAGCACACCGATGCCATTGTCACTGAAGATGCAGAGGCTGCTGAAACCTTCCTCTCGCTGGTGAATGCAGCTGGAGTTTACCACAACTGTTCTACCCGATTTGCTGATGGCTTCCGCTATGGTTTTGGTGCAGAAGTTGGAATTAGCACTCAACAAATGCCGCCTCGTGGTCCGGTTGGTTTAGAAGGTTTGGTAACATACAAATATCAAATGACTGGCAATGGTCACATTGTGGCTACTTACACAGGTGCAGAAGCCAAATCTTTTACTCACCAGGATTTGGAATGA
- the mazG gene encoding nucleoside triphosphate pyrophosphohydrolase produces METNQTQRKAETLAALEELINVVAKLRSPDGGCPWDLAQTPETLTPYVIEEAYEVVDAIKSGDKDAIAEELGDLLLQVVLQSQIASEYGEFSFKEVAEGISQKLIRRHPHVFGDVSVQSVDEVRQNWEQIKAAEKGELSPESQKLSRKLGGYVRKLPPLVATMKISQKAAAAGFEWDNIDGVWDKFNEELTEFQQALAHETPERQQAELGDLLFSVVQLARWYNLDPEAALQGTNQRFVQRLQKMEAFADRPLSDYTLEELETLWQQAKARLAQEE; encoded by the coding sequence ATGGAAACGAATCAAACCCAGAGGAAAGCTGAGACTTTGGCGGCGTTAGAAGAATTGATTAATGTGGTGGCAAAGTTGCGATCCCCGGATGGGGGTTGTCCGTGGGATTTGGCGCAAACGCCCGAAACGCTGACACCATATGTGATAGAAGAAGCTTACGAAGTGGTAGACGCTATCAAGAGTGGGGATAAAGACGCTATTGCTGAAGAACTGGGTGACTTACTGTTACAAGTTGTCCTACAATCACAAATTGCTAGCGAATACGGAGAATTTTCGTTCAAGGAAGTAGCCGAAGGCATTTCACAAAAGCTGATTCGCCGTCATCCTCATGTCTTTGGTGATGTGTCGGTGCAAAGCGTTGATGAAGTGCGGCAAAACTGGGAACAAATTAAAGCTGCGGAAAAAGGAGAACTATCGCCAGAGAGTCAAAAACTCAGTCGCAAGCTAGGTGGCTATGTACGTAAGCTTCCCCCGTTGGTAGCGACGATGAAGATTTCTCAAAAGGCGGCGGCTGCTGGATTTGAGTGGGACAATATTGATGGGGTATGGGACAAATTTAATGAGGAATTGACGGAATTTCAGCAGGCGTTAGCTCACGAAACACCAGAACGACAACAAGCTGAGTTAGGTGATTTACTATTTTCTGTTGTTCAGCTTGCCCGTTGGTATAATCTCGACCCGGAAGCAGCTTTGCAAGGCACAAATCAGCGCTTTGTTCAGCGTTTGCAAAAAATGGAAGCTTTTGCTGACCGTCCCCTTTCTGATTACACTTTAGAGGAATTAGAAACTCTGTGGCAACAAGCTAAAGCCCGACTTGCACAAGAGGAGTAG
- the menA gene encoding 2-carboxy-1,4-naphthoquinone phytyltransferase has translation MTTKLISYPNTKLWMAAIKPPMYSVAIMPIWVGTAVAFAETKTFHGAVFSTFLGAAILILAWENLSNDVFDSETGIDKNKHHSLVNLTGNKLLIFWLGILFLSLGLLGIGAIAWWQQDLTVIGIILLCCALGYIYQGPPFRLGYQGLGEIICFFAFGPLAIAAAYYSQTASWSIRSFAASIIVGIATSLILFCSHFHQVEDDIAAGKRSPIVRIGTQKAAQLLSWLTGSIYALTLLFVLCGVFPAWTLLSFASLPNARKLCTHVQQNHNQPEKVSNCKFIAVSVHFWSCLLLGVGFLLAGF, from the coding sequence ATGACTACAAAGCTGATTTCTTATCCCAACACTAAGTTATGGATGGCGGCAATAAAACCGCCAATGTACAGCGTTGCTATTATGCCCATCTGGGTAGGAACGGCTGTCGCTTTTGCGGAAACTAAAACATTTCATGGAGCAGTTTTTTCTACTTTCTTGGGCGCTGCAATTTTGATTTTAGCTTGGGAGAATCTCAGTAATGATGTCTTTGATTCAGAAACAGGGATTGATAAAAATAAACACCATTCTTTGGTGAATTTAACAGGTAATAAGCTATTGATATTTTGGTTAGGAATTTTATTTTTAAGTCTGGGTTTGCTGGGAATAGGAGCAATAGCTTGGTGGCAACAAGACCTAACCGTCATCGGAATAATTCTGCTTTGTTGTGCTTTGGGCTACATTTACCAAGGACCCCCCTTTCGCTTAGGATACCAGGGTTTAGGGGAAATCATTTGCTTTTTTGCTTTTGGTCCCTTGGCTATAGCAGCAGCATATTACAGTCAAACTGCTAGCTGGTCAATAAGGAGTTTTGCTGCCTCGATCATTGTCGGAATTGCGACAAGTTTAATTTTGTTTTGTTCGCATTTTCACCAGGTTGAGGATGACATAGCAGCAGGAAAACGCTCCCCCATTGTCAGGATAGGAACACAAAAAGCAGCCCAACTTTTATCTTGGCTTACTGGTAGCATTTATGCCCTAACCTTGCTGTTTGTACTTTGTGGAGTTTTCCCCGCATGGACTTTACTCAGTTTTGCGAGTTTACCCAATGCCCGAAAATTATGCACTCATGTCCAGCAAAATCACAACCAGCCGGAAAAAGTGAGTAACTGTAAATTCATTGCCGTATCAGTGCATTTTTGGAGTTGCTTGCTGTTGGGTGTGGGATTTTTGCTCGCAGGCTTTTGA
- a CDS encoding o-succinylbenzoate synthase yields the protein MRYRFQFRPYQQRFVKALITSHGIWDVREGIILCLTDETGKIGWGEIAPISWFGSETLEQALQFCHELPEEITEETIFSISDELPACQFGFESAAWGVGRRGVGGVAEVRGVEEEISPPTTTPFSLTYSGLLPAGEAALEVWQKLWKEGYRTFKWKIGVYPIAKELEIFELLTQIPASAKLRLDANGGLSYEEANLWLRTCDNIKADHELPIEIEFIEQPLSVDEFEAMLELSYCYETAIALDESVATLNQLTSCFKQGWREIFVIKPGIVGSPSRLRQFFQQHEIDAVFSSVFETAIGRQAALELAAQLSQRNRAVGFGVNHWFAQEEILPEDLWKKL from the coding sequence ATGCGATATCGATTTCAGTTTCGCCCCTATCAGCAGAGATTTGTGAAAGCACTCATCACAAGTCATGGTATCTGGGATGTTCGCGAAGGCATTATCCTGTGTCTCACTGATGAAACAGGAAAAATCGGCTGGGGAGAAATTGCACCCATCAGCTGGTTTGGTTCCGAAACTCTAGAACAAGCCCTACAATTTTGCCACGAGCTTCCAGAGGAGATTACAGAAGAGACGATTTTCTCTATTTCTGACGAGTTACCCGCGTGTCAATTTGGGTTTGAGTCAGCGGCTTGGGGAGTGGGGAGAAGAGGAGTTGGGGGAGTGGCGGAAGTAAGGGGAGTGGAGGAAGAAATTTCTCCCCCAACCACTACTCCTTTTTCCCTCACCTACAGCGGCTTATTGCCTGCTGGGGAAGCGGCGCTAGAGGTATGGCAGAAGCTGTGGAAGGAGGGATACCGCACGTTTAAATGGAAAATTGGTGTCTATCCCATTGCCAAAGAATTAGAAATTTTTGAATTACTTACTCAAATACCAGCCTCAGCAAAACTGCGATTAGATGCCAATGGTGGACTCAGTTATGAAGAAGCTAACTTATGGCTGCGGACTTGCGACAATATCAAGGCAGATCATGAATTACCCATAGAAATTGAATTTATTGAACAGCCTTTGTCTGTGGATGAATTTGAGGCGATGTTGGAGTTGAGTTATTGTTATGAAACTGCGATCGCCCTAGATGAGTCTGTCGCCACACTTAACCAACTGACAAGCTGCTTCAAACAAGGTTGGCGAGAAATTTTTGTGATTAAGCCTGGGATAGTTGGTTCACCATCTCGTCTGCGTCAGTTTTTTCAACAGCATGAAATTGATGCTGTGTTTTCATCTGTGTTTGAAACCGCCATTGGTAGACAAGCTGCACTTGAGCTCGCAGCTCAATTATCTCAGCGCAACAGAGCAGTAGGTTTTGGTGTCAACCATTGGTTTGCCCAAGAAGAAATTTTGCCAGAAGATTTATGGAAAAAACTTTAG
- a CDS encoding PAS domain-containing hybrid sensor histidine kinase/response regulator yields MKDENKTKEQLIEELATLRQRFSQLEKLVSQQQLAEQESEERFRTMADTAPVMIWMAGSDKLCNYFNKRWLEFTGCTLEQELGDAWVELIHPEDLQVCLDIYTTAFDARRSFTQEYRLRRFDGKYRWVLDTGTPRFHSDGSFAGYIGSSIDITEQKQMLEALQDSEARLRLTLEAARMVTWDWNIVTNNVVDYNPMEPLCGLPLGSHEHSFETFLNAVHFEDRDRVTAAIRDAIENRTDYEVEFRLVSPDGALHWIGNKGQVYYDQTGRPVRMVGVAMDVTERIRAEHKIREQAAWLDVATDAIVVRDLENKIVFWNRSAERLYGWKVKDALGKNANELLYKKSSSQLKEALYQVNLVGDWYGELSQIRKDGKQVIVETRWTLVRDEHGNPKSILTVNTDITQKKQLQAQFLRAQRLESLGTLASGIAHDLNNILAPMLMSAQLLRMRISDERNQQLLATLETNAQRGAALVKQVLSFARGVEGRRTILQLRHLILEIEQFAKQTFPKSIEFCTDIAPNLWTVSGDATQLHQVLMNLVINARDAMPNGGVLSISGENFLIDENYARMNLDASVGPHIVITVKDTGIGMSPEVLDRIFEPFFTTKEVGKGTGLGLSTVLGIMKSHNGFISVSSTVGQGTQFQVFLKAVLENQPPPAESLELPTGNGELILVVDDEAEIREITKITLESYNYKVLTAGDGIEAIASYAQNRQEIRVVFVDMMMPVMDGLITIRALLKMNPSVKIMAASGLSDSKQLTQSLGVETFLPKPYTLTQLLHALHRILN; encoded by the coding sequence ATGAAAGATGAGAACAAGACAAAAGAACAGTTAATTGAAGAGTTAGCTACACTGCGCCAAAGATTTTCTCAGTTGGAAAAATTGGTTTCTCAACAGCAACTGGCAGAACAAGAAAGTGAAGAACGATTTCGCACAATGGCAGATACAGCCCCAGTGATGATATGGATGGCTGGTAGTGACAAGCTTTGTAATTATTTCAATAAGAGGTGGTTGGAATTTACTGGATGCACACTGGAACAAGAACTAGGTGACGCTTGGGTAGAACTTATCCATCCCGAGGATTTACAGGTTTGCTTAGATATCTATACGACTGCCTTTGATGCTCGCCGAAGTTTCACACAGGAATACCGCCTCAGGCGTTTTGATGGTAAGTATCGTTGGGTATTAGATACAGGCACCCCAAGGTTTCATTCAGACGGAAGTTTTGCTGGTTACATTGGTTCCAGCATTGATATCACAGAGCAAAAGCAGATGCTCGAAGCACTGCAAGACAGCGAAGCGCGACTGAGATTAACCCTAGAAGCAGCTCGCATGGTGACTTGGGACTGGAACATCGTGACCAATAATGTTGTGGATTATAACCCAATGGAACCACTTTGTGGTCTTCCCTTAGGGTCCCATGAGCATAGCTTTGAAACTTTTCTGAATGCTGTTCATTTTGAAGACCGCGATCGCGTGACTGCTGCTATAAGGGATGCTATTGAAAATAGAACAGATTATGAAGTTGAATTTCGATTGGTATCACCTGATGGTGCCTTGCATTGGATAGGAAATAAAGGGCAAGTTTACTATGACCAAACTGGTAGACCAGTGCGTATGGTCGGTGTCGCCATGGACGTTACCGAGCGCATACGAGCGGAACACAAAATCCGTGAACAAGCGGCTTGGCTTGATGTCGCTACAGATGCCATTGTGGTCAGAGATTTAGAAAATAAAATTGTCTTCTGGAACAGAAGCGCTGAACGTCTTTACGGTTGGAAAGTAAAAGATGCTTTGGGTAAAAACGCTAACGAGCTTTTGTATAAAAAAAGTTCATCACAACTGAAAGAGGCTTTGTATCAAGTTAACCTGGTAGGCGATTGGTATGGTGAGTTGAGCCAGATCCGAAAAGATGGCAAGCAAGTCATTGTTGAAACTCGCTGGACACTGGTACGTGATGAACATGGGAACCCAAAATCAATCCTCACTGTCAACACTGACATCACACAAAAGAAACAACTTCAGGCACAGTTTCTTCGCGCTCAACGACTGGAAAGCCTTGGTACGCTTGCTAGTGGCATTGCCCACGACCTCAATAATATATTGGCTCCCATGCTCATGTCCGCTCAACTTTTGCGGATGAGAATTTCTGATGAGCGCAATCAGCAGCTCCTTGCGACATTAGAAACAAACGCTCAACGTGGTGCGGCTTTGGTTAAGCAAGTGCTATCGTTTGCGCGCGGTGTCGAAGGTAGGCGCACGATTTTGCAACTGCGGCACTTGATATTGGAAATTGAGCAGTTTGCCAAACAGACATTTCCCAAATCTATCGAATTTTGCACTGATATTGCACCAAATCTTTGGACTGTTTCTGGAGATGCTACACAACTGCATCAGGTGCTGATGAATTTGGTCATTAACGCTCGCGATGCGATGCCAAACGGCGGTGTTTTGAGTATTTCTGGCGAAAATTTCTTGATTGACGAAAACTATGCTCGGATGAATCTTGATGCGTCTGTTGGACCCCACATTGTGATCACCGTCAAGGATACTGGAATTGGTATGTCTCCTGAAGTATTGGATAGAATTTTTGAGCCTTTTTTTACAACCAAAGAAGTTGGAAAAGGGACAGGACTTGGTCTTTCAACAGTGCTTGGCATTATGAAAAGCCATAACGGTTTTATCAGTGTTTCTAGCACCGTTGGTCAAGGAACACAATTTCAGGTCTTCTTAAAAGCAGTCTTAGAGAACCAACCACCGCCAGCAGAATCTTTGGAATTGCCTACAGGAAATGGAGAATTGATTTTGGTCGTAGATGATGAGGCTGAAATTCGAGAGATTACCAAAATCACGCTGGAAAGCTATAACTATAAGGTGTTGACTGCTGGTGATGGTATTGAGGCAATTGCATCGTACGCTCAAAATCGCCAAGAAATTAGAGTCGTGTTTGTGGATATGATGATGCCAGTTATGGATGGTTTAATCACCATCCGTGCTTTGCTAAAAATGAATCCATCTGTTAAGATTATGGCTGCCAGTGGACTTTCAGACAGTAAGCAATTGACGCAGAGCCTCGGCGTCGAAACATTTTTGCCAAAGCCTTACACACTTACGCAATTGTTACACGCATTACACAGAATTCTAAACTAA